The Aureispira anguillae genome contains a region encoding:
- a CDS encoding S8 family peptidase, translating into MKLLTLLFIIIVFTSSPNLAQKVDYNHHNHSLHWVELTDKNKTPYSIFRPQDFLSAKAILRRETMGIPLEENDLPITPAYIQKIKSMGAPIHAKSKWLNSLAIHTRDEALLEAIRKLPFVKSVKPLGKYRKVSKPILKKNRPAVDPSKHEIDYYGQADNQIKMLGGDVLHNYGYTGKGIHVAIFDGGFLNVYRMPVFDSIYANNRLLGTHDFVEGDDFVYEGSSHGTNVLACMGSKAPHLIVGTAPDASYYLFKTEDVKGEFRVEEFNWVAALEHADSIGVDVINSSLGYTGFNDSTMSYKYHQLDGKTALCSRGAEIGASKGLLIVNSAGNEGDGKWHYIGTPADAKGVLSVAAVRPNGTRASFSSWGPTVDGRIKPDVAAQGRYTVVASMDKYNITRTNGTSFSSPVMAGMVASLKQAFPNKTSEEIKDAIRLSGSISYQPDSSLGYGIPNFFFAYMTMLEASIIIDHKGGMYYTPKPIQEQLHLFIEQRKPASLKVTIYDKMMQEKFQYTGATKGKEIKEIRLPNVREYPSGLYIIKIEVDAYPYWVEMVKE; encoded by the coding sequence ATGAAACTATTAACATTGCTATTTATTATAATTGTTTTTACAAGCAGTCCTAATCTTGCTCAAAAAGTAGATTACAACCATCACAACCATAGCTTGCATTGGGTCGAATTGACGGACAAAAACAAGACTCCTTATAGCATTTTTCGCCCGCAAGATTTTTTGTCTGCCAAAGCAATACTGCGCAGGGAGACAATGGGGATTCCGCTAGAAGAAAATGATCTTCCAATTACGCCTGCCTACATTCAAAAAATTAAATCGATGGGGGCTCCTATTCACGCCAAATCAAAATGGCTAAATTCATTAGCCATCCATACCAGAGATGAAGCACTATTAGAAGCCATTCGCAAATTACCTTTTGTTAAGTCGGTAAAACCATTGGGCAAATATAGAAAAGTAAGTAAACCCATACTCAAAAAAAATCGTCCAGCAGTGGATCCTTCCAAACACGAAATTGATTATTATGGTCAAGCAGATAATCAAATCAAAATGCTAGGAGGCGATGTCTTGCACAATTATGGTTATACGGGCAAAGGGATTCATGTTGCCATTTTTGATGGTGGTTTTTTAAATGTATATCGAATGCCAGTTTTTGATAGCATTTATGCCAACAATCGCTTATTGGGGACGCATGATTTTGTAGAAGGCGATGATTTTGTCTACGAAGGTAGTTCTCACGGTACTAATGTATTGGCTTGTATGGGTTCCAAAGCTCCTCATTTAATTGTCGGAACGGCTCCCGATGCTTCTTATTATTTATTTAAAACGGAAGATGTTAAAGGAGAATTTAGAGTGGAAGAGTTTAACTGGGTGGCTGCACTAGAGCATGCCGATAGTATTGGGGTTGATGTTATTAATTCATCCTTGGGATATACTGGCTTTAATGACTCTACCATGTCTTATAAATACCATCAATTAGATGGCAAAACAGCCTTGTGTAGTAGAGGTGCTGAAATTGGCGCATCTAAAGGGCTCTTGATTGTAAATAGTGCAGGAAACGAAGGGGATGGCAAATGGCATTACATTGGTACGCCTGCTGATGCCAAAGGCGTTTTGAGTGTTGCTGCGGTTCGCCCCAATGGAACAAGAGCCAGTTTTAGCTCTTGGGGTCCAACCGTAGATGGACGCATTAAACCCGATGTAGCCGCTCAGGGACGCTATACAGTTGTTGCTTCTATGGACAAGTACAATATCACTCGCACCAACGGAACTTCTTTTTCCTCTCCTGTTATGGCTGGGATGGTCGCTTCTCTAAAACAGGCCTTTCCAAACAAAACTAGTGAAGAAATCAAAGATGCCATTCGATTGAGCGGTAGCATTTCTTACCAACCCGATTCTTCCTTGGGTTATGGTATTCCCAATTTCTTTTTTGCCTACATGACAATGTTGGAGGCGAGTATCATTATTGATCATAAGGGGGGAATGTATTACACGCCCAAGCCCATCCAAGAGCAATTGCACTTATTTATAGAACAACGCAAACCTGCTTCCTTAAAAGTGACCATTTACGACAAAATGATGCAGGAGAAGTTCCAATATACAGGAGCAACAAAGGGCAAAGAAATTAAAGAAATTCGTCTTCCCAATGTTCGAGAATATCCTTCAGGGCTCTATATTATCAAAATAGAAGTAGATGCCTATCCTTATTGGGTAGAAATGGTAAAAGAGTGA
- a CDS encoding SMI1/KNR4 family protein, which produces MYLNKAKTILKEINPILEKQLLPCSIDEVLQLEKIIQTKLPLALKEFLLWMGKGPSDILCGSDFFYNCWMNNDFLDWAQELLEENKTSTDVIQESFILLFHQGYYFQFIPLNQGDNPPVFEYLEGKKIRKLHASFSTYIEESIVKENCQLPTSLWIDLEEDLTNHNSLDEKIESISFNTFQTSSLPKKIFDFINLKELDLRGLGLKLLSPKIENLVHLKLLNINSNHLENLPKELFALSNLEQLYLSSNRLKKIPPEIKELKKLKSLSINGNLLNKKQIDELQTMLKGVDIYHG; this is translated from the coding sequence ATGTATCTAAATAAAGCAAAAACAATCCTAAAGGAAATAAATCCTATCTTAGAAAAACAATTACTTCCTTGTTCTATTGATGAAGTCCTACAACTGGAAAAAATTATCCAGACCAAACTACCACTTGCTCTTAAAGAATTTCTCTTGTGGATGGGTAAAGGTCCTTCTGATATTTTATGTGGGAGTGATTTTTTCTATAACTGTTGGATGAATAATGACTTTTTAGATTGGGCGCAAGAATTGCTTGAAGAAAATAAAACTTCAACAGATGTCATCCAAGAATCTTTTATTCTATTATTCCACCAAGGCTATTATTTTCAATTTATTCCATTGAACCAAGGAGATAACCCTCCTGTTTTTGAGTATTTGGAAGGGAAAAAAATAAGAAAACTACATGCTTCATTTTCTACATACATTGAAGAGTCTATAGTAAAAGAAAATTGCCAGCTCCCTACTTCTCTATGGATTGATTTAGAAGAAGACTTAACTAATCATAATTCATTAGATGAAAAAATAGAATCAATAAGCTTCAACACCTTCCAAACCTCTAGTTTACCAAAGAAAATTTTTGATTTTATCAACCTAAAAGAATTAGACTTAAGGGGCTTAGGGTTAAAACTTCTATCCCCCAAAATAGAAAACTTAGTCCATCTAAAATTACTAAATATCAATTCCAACCATTTAGAAAACCTTCCTAAAGAGCTTTTTGCCTTATCAAACCTAGAACAGCTTTATTTATCTTCCAATCGCTTAAAAAAAATACCGCCAGAAATCAAAGAGTTAAAAAAACTTAAGAGCTTAAGTATAAATGGAAATTTACTGAACAAAAAACAGATCGATGAATTACAGACAATGCTAAAAGGAGTAGACATTTATCACGGATAA
- a CDS encoding cytochrome P450: MKKVPIIPADHWFMRNSLVILKDPLAFFIKMFAEYGDIYDVNSNFFTIYVVANPAYIQEIMVSNKKDYAKSDDYKILKYSLGNGLLTSEGDFWKKQRRIAQPAFYRDSMKLLLDTMIASTQATIQTWKSKKQVQLTDEMHFLTLDIVTKCLFGTTLESDYSKIQESITIGNEYLAEKIMKPFTPPIWLPTAKTKRYKKSRKYSSDVILDIIKKREKDSTEHHDLLSMLMNAQDQDTGEKMSPQQLKDESMTIFVAGHETTANALSWTFYLLVQHPDKLQLLLDEIETVLQGEVPNFQSLKELSYTQMVIEEAMRIYPPAWSIGRKVAQDTTLDGYPLKKDIRLILDVYTLHRHPDYWENPNNFEPERFSPERKKQRHKYAYIPFGAGQRMCIGNNFALMEMKVVLVLLLQHFELKLAKNAPEVVPEPLITLRPKNGILMDIAPR, from the coding sequence ATGAAAAAAGTTCCGATTATCCCAGCCGATCATTGGTTTATGAGAAACTCCTTGGTCATTCTAAAAGATCCGCTTGCTTTTTTTATAAAAATGTTTGCTGAATATGGTGATATTTACGATGTCAATTCCAATTTTTTCACCATTTATGTCGTTGCCAATCCTGCTTATATTCAAGAAATTATGGTCAGCAACAAGAAGGATTATGCCAAGAGTGATGATTATAAAATTCTAAAATATTCTTTGGGAAATGGCTTATTAACCAGTGAAGGGGATTTTTGGAAAAAACAGCGGCGCATTGCTCAACCTGCCTTTTATAGAGACAGTATGAAGCTGCTGTTGGATACCATGATTGCTTCTACCCAAGCTACCATCCAAACATGGAAATCCAAAAAACAAGTACAATTAACCGACGAAATGCATTTTTTGACGCTTGATATTGTCACCAAATGCTTGTTTGGAACCACCTTAGAAAGTGATTATAGCAAAATTCAAGAATCCATTACCATTGGCAATGAATATTTGGCTGAAAAAATCATGAAGCCGTTTACGCCTCCCATTTGGTTGCCCACTGCCAAAACTAAGCGTTACAAAAAATCTAGAAAATACAGCAGTGATGTTATCTTAGACATTATCAAAAAGCGAGAAAAAGACAGCACAGAACATCACGATTTGTTGAGTATGTTAATGAATGCTCAGGATCAGGATACGGGAGAAAAAATGAGCCCTCAACAGCTAAAAGATGAGTCCATGACCATTTTTGTAGCTGGTCATGAGACGACTGCCAATGCACTCAGTTGGACTTTTTATTTATTGGTTCAACATCCCGACAAGCTACAATTGCTTTTGGATGAAATTGAGACGGTACTTCAAGGAGAAGTTCCCAATTTTCAAAGCTTAAAAGAGCTTAGCTATACTCAAATGGTTATCGAAGAAGCCATGCGTATCTATCCGCCAGCTTGGTCTATTGGTCGCAAAGTAGCCCAAGATACCACCTTAGATGGCTATCCTCTAAAAAAAGACATCCGCCTAATTTTAGATGTTTATACCTTACACAGACATCCCGACTACTGGGAAAACCCCAATAATTTTGAGCCCGAACGCTTCTCCCCAGAGCGAAAAAAACAACGCCATAAATATGCTTATATTCCATTTGGCGCAGGGCAGCGGATGTGTATTGGGAATAACTTTGCACTCATGGAAATGAAAGTTGTTTTGGTGCTGTTGTTGCAACATTTTGAGCTAAAATTGGCTAAAAATGCTCCTGAAGTAGTCCCTGAACCGCTCATTACCTTACGCCCTAAAAATGGTATCTTAATGGATATTGCCCCTCGCTAA